AAGCGGAACAGCATCCGCAGTCCAATGCCATCACCCGTGCAGTGGGTGTGGGAGACGAGCTGGAGATCGACAAGATCCGTGGCGAGACTGTGCCTGGCGACCGGTTTCTGATCTGCTCTGATGGTTTGACCAAATATGCGACTTTTCAGATCCTGGAGGACGTGCTGGGCGGCACGCCGCTGGAAACCGTTGGCGACCAGCTGATTCAAATCGCGTTGAATGGCGGCGGCGGGGACAACATCACGGCGGTGGTGGTCGACGTGACCTGACACGGCCGTTTTCCGCTAGGATCCAAGCAGAAGATTTTCCCGCAGGACATTGCCGCCGCCGGACCGCCGGGCGAGCGGGTATTCTCCGGGCCGGGTGCCTGAGCAGCCATTGGTTCAGGGCTTGGCAGTCACCAGGATGCGGCTGTCCAGCGAGCGGATGCTGCTGGAATCCGCCTCATAGCTGGCCTGCAAGGCTTCGGCGAAACCCACCGCGCTTTCAGAGGTCGGGCGCATGCCGTCAAACAGCGGCTCCGACGAATGCAACACAACAACTTTGCTCTTGCCCAGGGTGCTGTCATCGACTTTGAACGCGATGCCGCCGCCGGATGCGGATTCCTCCAGGCTGTAGGCGACCCGGACCGGGACTTCGCCGGCCGCGCCGCCGCGCAGGCTGGCCACCGCATTATCCGACCGCGAGATATTCGGCAGCAAATGGAACACATTGCCTGACACATCAAGGATCGACACGGTCAAATAGCCGTCGGTGACGTCATCCGGCAGCACCACATCGATGACAGGGTTTTCGCCGACAAAAAAGCGGCCGGAAGGGTTGGGTTCCACGGTCTCGCCGCCGACGGCAAACGCCACTTCGGCGCCGCCGGGGGGGGCTTTGGGCAGGTGCTGCTCAACCACGCAGAGCGAGTCGTTCAGCACCTCCACATCCAGAACAACCTGCCGTTCATGGGCCAGTGCGCGAAGCGCGTCGAACAGCTCCAGCCGGGTGGCGGTGCTGGCAACCCGGCCGCTGATCAGCACGGGATCATTGGGCGCATAGCCGTCGTAATGACCGTTTCCGTCACGCAGCAGCGGGCCGCAATCGGCAAAGGCCTCCATCACCGCCTTGACCTCTGCCAACGGCAGCATTGGCAGTTCGAACCGGATCTCGGCCTTGCCTTCCAGCGCGCCGGGCAGACCGTTGCGGAACATCTCGTTGAGCATTTCCGCAACATTGGTGTCGTCAGTGGTGCCGGTGAGCCGCGCCTTGTTGTTGCTGATCACCAGACGCCATTCGCGCAGCCCCTCCAGCGGCTTCACCGTGTCCAGCACATCGGCCCCCCAGGTGTCGGCGATTGCACCAGTGGCCAGAGTCAGATCGGCATCCTGGGACAGCGCCAGCAGGGCGTTGCGCGCCGCCTCGGACGGCACATTGCCGACAATCTGCAGCGGGCCATCGGCGGGTTTCTCGGCAATCAGTGAATACGGGCGCGCAACCGGGTAGGAGGGCCCGAGGAAGCTGTCGAGCTTTCCGGTGAAAAAGGCGCCCGCCCCGCCGCCGCCGATCAGCAGCAGGACCGCCAGTCCAGCCCACAGCCCGCCGCGCCCGCCCTTGCCCCCTGATGCCCCGGCCGGAGACGGCTTGGAAGCGGGGGCGGGCGGCGGTGCGGGTTTGCTGGTCTGCGGCACGATGATGGTGGCGTCTTCAGCCGGGGCATCCAGCACATCGCTCAGGCTGCCGCCATCGGGGGTGTCCAGAAATGCCAGCACCTCAGCAGCTGTCTGGAACCGGTCGTTCGGATCGGGCGCGCACATCCGCTCGATCAGTGTTTTCAGCGGCTCAGGAAGACCATCCGTGTCAAGGTGTTTCTGTTTGTTCTCAACCACTTCCATCGGATTGGCGCCCAGCTTGGGCGCTGCGCCGCGGAAATTGGCCAGAAGCAGTGCGCCCAGCGAGTAGATATCCGAGCGCGCGTCGGTGTTGCCGCTCATCTGCTCGGGCGCGGCATAGGAATACTTGCCGGCAAACTCATTGCCGACAATGGTCTGGGCGCCCGGGTTGGTGTCCTTGGCGATGCCGAAGTCGATGATCACCGCCTCGGCCGGGTCGCCGCCGCGCAGGATGATATTGTCGGGGCTGAGATCGCGGTGGACGATGTTGCGGGCATGCGCGGCCTGCAGCCCTTCCGCCACCCGGCGGCAGATCACCAGCAGGTCCTCAGCCGCCATCGGCCCCTGTTTCAGCCGTTTGTCGAGTCCCGGCCCTTCGACGTAGTCCATCAGCAGGTAGATATGGCCGTCCGGCGTGCGGTGGTTTTCCGAATATCGCACCACGGCGGCATGGCGGATTTCGCGGATATTCTCTTCGCGCGCCATCAGGACGGTAAAGTCCTCATTGGCGGCCAGTTCCTGCTTCAGTACCTTCAAGGCCACCAGGTTGCCGGAAATTTCCGAGCGTGCCTTGTAAACATGGGACGTGCCGCCGCGGCCCAGCAGGCATTCAATCCTGTAGGTATTGTTCAGCAGATCACCCGGCTGGAACAAGTCGCCAGGGCGCGATTCAAGCATGTAGTTCTCCCTGGCCCTAAATCCGGCGCGGGTCCGGGCTGCGCTTAGCCCAGAGCCTGGAATTCAACGCGGCGGTTTTCATCGGCGCGCGTGTTGTTCTCGTTAAAGGGTGCGGTTTCGCCCATGCCGATGGCTTTGAGCATATCTTCGGCAACGCCGCAGGAGCTGATCAGGTGGCGGCGCACTTCCTGTGCGCGCAGCAGCGACAGCCGCTCGTTATAGGCCGCCGAGCCGGAACTGTCGGTATGGCCAATGATCTGGAATACGGTGCCATCCAGCGCCTTCATCGACGCGCACATATTGGCCAGTTTCGGCGCCTGGTCGGCACGCAGCGCGGCGCTGTCGAAATCAAAGGAGATTTGCACATTGATCTGGGTCTGCCGGTCGACCGGATTGTATGCTTCTGCAGCCGCGGCCACGGTTGCTGTTTCTGCCGCCGGATCTTCTGCCGCGGATGCGCTGCTTGGCACGATCACTAGGCCGCGGGTCTTCTGTTTCTTGAACGCTTCGGTGATTTCCTCGACCGACAGTTCGCCGCCGGATGACTGCGCCTGCGCAAGTGGTGCGAAAACCAGGCCGGCACCCAATACACTAGCAAAAATTCCATTCAGGCGGACCATGCTCAGCACCCTCCCCTACCGTTGCAACATTGCTGGCAGTCTATACCAGCACCTGCAGCCTGCCAATGGCGTGCAGAGTGCCGCGCGGGAAAAAAACACGGTGTTTCCGGCAAGTTGTAATCAGGGGGGTTTACTGCGGGGCGGGTAACGATTGAAATGGGCGCAAATGGACCGGGAGGGAAAATGCGGGTTCTTCCAGCTGTCATAATAGCCATTGGCCTGGTGCTGGCCCCGGCCGTCTGGTTCGGGCTCAGCTGGCTGCTGAGCGAAGAGGACTTCCAGGGTGCGGGCGGCGTGGATTCCACCGCGCGGATCGAGATCGAGATGCTGCGCCAGCAGGTTGAGGATTTGCAGGCCCGGATGTCCGATCTGCAGAACGAGATTGCGAGCCTGCCCGCCGGAGGGGCAGGCGACGGCAGCCCTTTCACTGATGACGCGGCCGGCGAGGCCGCTATCTGGAACCAGACTGGCGGCGCCGATCTGGACTATGCCCAGGTGGTTCTGATTGCCGACCGGCTGAATGTGAACCGCGGGCTGAGAGTGACCGGCGGCAGGTATCTGACGGAGAAACTGGGCCGCCCGCGGGAGGATCTGAACGACACCTGCCAGCCGATGACCAACCCGGAGCTGAAGGAGAAGCTGGTGACCGAGCAGGTCGGACCGATCCGCGTCAGCATGCTGCGCCCGGCAATCGAAAGCCTGAAGGTGGTGTTCGAGAATATCCGCCAGGCAGATCCGGATCTTTACGCCCGCATCAATACCGCCGGGGCGCTGTGCGTGCGCCGTATCCGCGGCACGTCGAATTCGCTGTCCACCCACAGCTACGGGCTGGCAGTCGACCTGAACATCGACGGCAAGCTGGACAATTTCACCGATGGCAAGACCCAGCTCGGGCTCACCATCATGGCGGATTTCTTCTATGATCAGGGCTGGGTCTGGGGCGCGGGCTTCCGGCGCGAGGACAGTATGCATTTCGAAATCAGCCGCCGCCAGCTGGATGCGTGGCTGGCTGAGGGCCAGCTGTAAAGGCTCTGTCCCGGCCCCGGTCAGGCGGACCGCAGCAGGACTTTGCTGGAATTGATGGCTGCTGCAATCCGCTGGTAGCGCACAATCGACCGCGTCGGCGAGGTTTCAGCTGAGCGCAGCAGCTGGGTCTGCGCCTGTTCCAGGACCGCAAAGGCCTGGGCCGCCGCTATGGCCTGCCGTTCGGGGGCAACCGCTATCAGCGGCCGGTTCGATTTCTGCGTATTGTCAATGGTGCGCAGCTTGGCCCGCGGTTTTGCCGGATCCCGGTTCTCCAGTGCGATCTGGCGCAGGTCGCGCGACGCCTGGCGCAGGACTTTGCGCACCGGTGCATGGCCGGGCAGACCCGCCATGTCCTTTTCCAGTGTTTCGAACCTCTCAGCCAGGCAGTCAATGAGATAGGGGCCGGCGCCGCCGCAGAGCGTACGGATTTCTTCAACCCGGCCATCAACTTCATCTGGCGATCTCAGACGTTTGGAGACGGAACGCCCGTTTGCAAAACCTATGTTGCCGGCTTGGCCGTCGCCGCCGCTGCCGCCACCGGCACTGACACCTCCACCGCCGCCATCACCGCCGCCATCGCCGCCGCCATCGCCGCCGCCGTCACCGCCGCCATCACCGCCGCCATCACCGCCGCCGTCACCGCCGCCATCACCGCCGCCATCACCGCCGCCATCGCCGCCGCCGTCACCGCCGCCGTCACCGCCGCCGCCATCGCCGCCGCCATCGCCGCCGCCGTCACCGCCGCCGCCATCGCCGCCGCCATCGCCGCCGCCATCGCCGCCGCCGTCACCGCCGCCATCGCCGCCGCCATCGCCGCCGCCGTCACCGCCGCCATCGCCGCCGCCATCGCCGCCGCCATCGCCGCCGCCATCGCCGCCGCCGTCACCGCCGCCATCGCCGCCGCCGTCACCGCCGCCATCGCCGCCGCCGTCACCGCCGCCATCGCCGCCGCCATCGCCGCCGCCATCACCACCGCCGCAGCCGCAGCCGCCGGCTTGGCTATCCAAGGGGCTGTTGAGGAAACAAGTAATCAGGACCAGGAACAAAGCACGATGTAACGACATCAGCTTGAAATAGGACGGTTATCCTTCCAGTCCATACGCCTGACGGATACCCCGCTGGGTTCCGGGGCCGAAGTCCCCGTCAATGGCGCCTGCGTAGAAGTTGTTGTCTTGCAGTTTCTGCTGCAGGGCACGCCGGGTTTGCGGAGTGAACATATTCGGGCGTTCGCTCAGCAGGTTCAGCACATCGGAACTGCCGCTGCGCAGTGCTGCGTACAGGTAATGTGCTGAATCTTCCGGTCCTTTCGAAGGGATCAGCCCATCATCGATCAACGCTGCAAAATTGAACTGCGCTTGCGGATGGCGCAGGTCTGCGGCGCGTTCAAAAAAGCTCAGCGCTTTCTTCGGGTTGGCCGGAAGACCCAATCCCCCCTGATAGTGGAGGAAGCCGAGATCGTTGATCGCATCCGCAAAATCCTGAGCCGCGGCCGCCTGATACAGTTCCAGCGCTTTGGCTGGGTCCGCCTCGACCCCGGTGCCGCGCTCAAAAAGCTTGGCCAGCTCGAATTGCGCCTCGGGCGATCCCGCTTCCGCGGCGCGCTGAAGGAAGTCCACCGCCGCCTTGGGGTCAAACCGGCCTTCATTCGGGTTCAGACGGATATATGCCAGACCCAGCATCGAGCGGGTATCGCCAAGTTCGGCCAGCGCCAGCAGCTGTTCTTCCTGATCCGGTTTCAGCGCGGCCCAGGCTTCGGAAGCATCCGCAACCGTGACCGGTGCGTCATCCGCGCCCGGGCCGGCCAGATAAAAGGGCACTCCGGTCAGCGAGCCATAGGTATGGGGTTCCTGCAGATTGGCGGTGTTTTCCAGCACCCGGTCCCGCACCTGGCGGAACATCAGGCTGATTTCCAGTCCCGGCTGCACCATTTTTTCCATCAGCGCCGTGGCATAGGGCGAATTGCTGCCGCTGCCGTCCAGCGCGACCTGGCCATCCTTGGCGGCAAAGGCCACCAGTGTGCCGCGGTCCGGGTCGGCTGGCGCCATGCCGCCGCCGCCGCGGGTGGTTTCGGTGGTTTCGGCGGTTTCGGTGCTGCTTTGCTCATCCAGAGCGATCGAATCGCCCAGCGGGTTGTCGCGGCAGCTGTCGAGGATCACGATACGCATCTTGCGGGCCCGGTCCACCGCACCCAGCAACTGTTTCAGGGACAGCGACTGGCGCTGCACATCGCGGTTGCTGGCCACTCTGGCATCTGCAGGGATCAGGAAGTTTTCGCCCTGCACCTCGATTCCGTGGCCGGCGAAATAGACCAGCGCCAAATCGGCGACTTCCGAGCGGAAGGCAAAATCATCAAGCAGCTGCACCATTTCCGAAGTGCCCGGATCCAGCGCCAGGCTGACGTCAAAACCGATCCCTTCCAGAGTGTCCGCCATTGCCACCGCATCGTTGCGGGTATTCTCCAGCGGCGGCAGATGCTGATACTCTGCCACGCCGATCACCAGGGCAATACGGTCGCTTGCAGCCTGCGCCCCGGCCGCGAGCAGCAGGCAGGCGGTGAAAATCAAGGATTTGAAAAGGAAAGACATGCGAATATCCGGGCTGGCAGTTTCTGCTATGGCCCAATGTAGTCCGCGGCTGCGGCAAAGAAAAAGAAAATTCGCCGCGGCCGGCAGCGGCAATACTGCCCCGTCCGGTCCAGGGCGGGGCAGTCAGATATCAGGTGCTTGCCAGGCTGCTTGCGGAGCGCAGCCGGTCACGCAGCTTTTCCAGGGTGACGCCGGCCGCCGCCGCCGGAAGATCGGCCGGTCCGGACTCTTCGACCTGGTCCTGCACCCGTTTGTAAAATCCGGACAGCCCGGCCAGGGTCTGGATCACCAGATCAAAGTCCTGCAAAGAGCGCAGCTCCTGGCTGGTGGGGGCGGTGCCCCGTTCCAGCACGTCGAGGACAACGTCTTCCAGCGTTTGCATCTGGCTGCGCAACTGTTCCATCTCCCACGCCGAAGCGGCGCAGAGTTCGCTCAGGGCTTTGTCGGGGTGCTGCATGGTTACAGCCGCCCGACGACCTGTTCAATGGCCTGTTTCATCGTGGCCACCGTGAACGGCTTGCGGACAATGTTGTTGAGGCCCAGCTTCTTGCCAACCTGGATCATCTCCGGGGTCGGCTTTCCGGTCACCAGAATGAAGCCGACCCGCTGGGTCACCTGATGGCCGCGCACCGCCTGCAGCAGTCCCAGCCCGTCCATGCCCGGCATGTTGTAGTCCGACAGCACCAGGTGAACCGGAGTCTGGGTCAGCTTCTGGTAGGCAGACTGGCCGGCGTTTTCGACCATGTAGTTCTTGATGCCGATCTCATCCAGGCTTTGTGTGATGATCCCCCGGCTCGTCGACATGTCGTCGACAACCATAACGCGGAGAGAGTCTTTCAAGCTCATTTTTCTTTCCTTCTGCTCTGCTTGCAGCTGTGGTCAGGATGTTCTGCCAGCGGGTGAGTTGACATAAGTGGTGATCCCGGCCGTCTTCAGGTGCTGCGCTGCCGGGCCTGACATGCGCTCGGAGTGGCCGATGAAGAGGGTGCCGCCCGGGTTCAGGGCGTTCTGAAAGGCGCTCCACACCTTCTGCTGGGTCGGATTGTCGAAATAGATCGCAACGTTCCGGCAAAAGATCGCATCGAACTTGCCCCGGAACGGGAAGGGTTCGATCAGGTTCAGCACCCCGAAGGTGATCAGCTTGCGCAGACTGTCCGGCAGCCGCCCGTCCGGATCCCGCTTGGGCACAAGCTTGCTGTATTTGGCGTCGATCTGGGCCAGTTCGTCCTCGGGGTATTTGGCGGCCTGGGCATGGCGCACCACAACCGGGTCGATGTCGGTCCCCAGGATTTTGAAATCCAGCTTTGCCGCGTCCGGGCAGAGATCCAGCACTGTCATCGCAATCGAATACGGCTCCTGCCCGTTGGAGCAGCCTGCCGACCACAGCCGGACCCGCCCGCCGCGGCGCGCCTGTTCGATCAGCGGCGGCAGCACGTCATGGCGCAGCGTCTCGAAATGATGCGGTTCCCGGAAGAAATGGGTCACATTGGTGGTCAGCAGCGACAGCAGCCCGCTGCGCTCCTGTTCGGCATCGGGACCGTCCAGGCAGGCGAGGTAATCCTTGAAGCTGGTGAAATTGCGCTGGCGCAGCTTGCGCGCCAGGCGGGAGGACACCAGGGGCTTCTTGCTTGCCGCCAGGGCCAGTCCGAAGTGCTTATGCGCGAATTTCGCAATGGCCTCGAATTCCTGGTCCGTAAGCGAAAAGCTTTCGGCGGCGGGAGTGATGGTACCTTCAGCGCTCACGGCATCACCTGCTCCGGGGCCGAGATCACCGCATCCAGATTGATGATGCGCACCATGGTGTCATCATGCGAGATGATGCCCTGGATGTACTCCATCGTGTTGCGGCTATCCACAGGCGGTGTGTCCTGGATGTCATCCGGGTTGATCGAGATGATCTCGGAAACCGATTCCGCCAGCAAGCCAACCGGCTTGCCATGGACCGAGACGACGATGACCACGTTGCGCTCGCTGGCTTCGGTCTGTTGCAGGCCGAAGCGGGCAGAGAGGTCGTAGATCGGGATCACCGCGCCGCGCAGGTTCATCACCCCCAGCACATCGGCCGGGGCATGCGGCAGGATGGTCACCGGCGACCAGCGCCGGATCTCACGGATCTGGGTGATCTTCAGGCAGAACGCCTGCCCGGCCACGGTGAAGCTGACAAACTCGCTGTGTTCAGCGTGTTTCACTTCCTGATCGGTTTGCTTCACTTCAGCTTGCATTGCTCATTCTCCGCTCGGTGTCAAAGGCGGCCGCCGTGGGCGAAGCCGCAATGATGCTTTCAGGGTCCAGGATCATGGCGATCTTGCCGTCGCCCAGGATGGTTGCCGCCGCGACGCCGGGGATCTCCCCGCAGACGCCGTCCAGGCTCTTGATCACCACTTGCCGCTGGTCGTGAATGTCATCCACCGCCAGGGCGCAGCGCTGGCCGGTTTCGGTTTCCACCAGAAGATAGACGCCGGCCTGCTGATCGCTCTCGCGGTACAATCCGAGACCGCCGGCAACATCGCAGATCGGCACGAAATTGCCGCGGATCGACAGCAGGGTGCCGTCGGCGCCGAGGCTGTTGATCATGTCATCGCTGCCGCGCATTGTCTCGACAATCGAGGTGATGGGCACCACCATGGTCTGGTCGGCAACCGACACCACCATCCCGTCCATCACCGCCAGGGTCAGCGGCAGGATGATGGTGAAAGTCGAGCCCTTGCCCGGGGTGGAGGAGATATTGATGCGGCCGCCAAGGCCGGTCACCGCATTCTTCACAACATCCATGCCCACGCCGCGGCCGGAGAGGTTGGAGACCTCCTTGGCGGTGGAAAAACCGGGCATGAACAGCAGGTTGTCGATCTCGCTGTCGGTCAGCTCGGCATTTTCCGGGATCAGGCCTTTTTCGATGGCGATCTGCTTGACCCGCGGGCGGTTCACGCCGGCGCCGTCATCCTTGATTTCGATGCACACGCTGCCGGACCGGTGCGATGCCGAAAGCCGGATTTCACCAGTCTTCGGCTTGCCTGCCGCCTCCCGGTCCTCGGGTTTTTCAACGCCGTGGTCGACCGCATTGCGCAGGATGTGCGTCAGCGGATCGGACAGACGCTCGATCACTGTCTTGTCGACTTCGGTGTTTTCCCCTTCGTTCACCAGCTTGCAGGTTTTGCCCGTCGCGGCCGATGCTTCGCGCACGATCCGCGCCATGCGCTGGAACAGGGGTTTCACCGGCTGCGCGCGGATGGCCATGACGCCTTCCTGAATATCGCGCGCCAAATTCTTGAAGCCTTCCAGCTCGGTTTCAACATCCCGGGTGTCCGAAACGTTGAGATTGGCAATCTGCTGGGCCAGCATCGAATGGTTGATGATAAGCTCCCCGACAGCGTTGATCAGCCGGTCCACCCGCTCGAGCTCGACACGGAGCGTCGGCTTCGGACCGCCGCGCTGCTCCTGCTTGCCGCTCTCGGCTTTCGGGGCCGATGCCTTGTTTTCGGCAGCTGCCGGCTTGGCTTCGGAAATTGGTGCGGGGGCCGGCGGCTCAAAAGGGACTGCGGCAGAACCCGTGTCTGGGTCAGGGGACGGTTCGCCGGCAGGTGCGGCATCATCCGCAGGAGGCGCGCTGAACATGGCATCCAGCGCTGCCAGGGCATTCGCTTCTGCCTCCGCGTCGCCGTCGCCGTCTATCGACAGTTCGCAAAGCCCTTCGACAAATTCGAAGACGGCTTCGACAATTGAGCGGGACTCTTTGGTTACCAGGGTCAGGTCCCAGGCCAGATAGCTTTCAGCCATGTCCATGGCGTCAAACCCGGGCAGCTCGTTCTCGTCGAGCTTCACCGTCAGCTCACCCATGTCCCTGAGCGCTTGGAACAGGAAGAAAGGCTCGTTGCCGGTGCCGTACATTTCCTTCAGCGGCTGGAAGCGGATCCGATAGGTTTCCTCCTGCGGTTCCGCCGGCGCCGACGGCCCGGCGCCAAGGTCTTCCACCGGGGCCGGGGCGCCGAGGCCCATCGGCTCAAAGGTCAGATCTTCCTCTTCCTCCGGGATGTATTCATCCAGTGCGGCCAGCAGCGTATCGTGATGCGCTTCATCGATTTCACCGCCGTCGCGGGCGGCCTCGACCAGCGCCGAGAGATGATCGCTTGAGCGCAGCAGCAGCTGGATCAGCTTTTCGTCCAGCTCCATCCGGCCGGCACGCACTTCGTCAAAGACGGTTTCAAACCGGTGCGCAAATGCCACCAGATCATCCAGGCCAAAGGCTCCGGCGCCGCCCTTGATCGAGTGCACAGCGCGGAAGATCGCATTGACAACCTCAGGGTCGTGATCGCCTCCTTCGATGGCAGTCAGCCCTTCATCCGTTGCTTCGAGGAGCTCTTCGCACTCCTCGAAGAAGGTATCCTGAATCGACCCCGACATCTCAGGCCGCGGCTCCGGTGACGCGCTTGAGCGCGAAAATCAGCGAGGCATCGTCAAACGGCTTGGTGA
Above is a window of Leisingera thetidis DNA encoding:
- a CDS encoding serine/threonine protein kinase gives rise to the protein MLESRPGDLFQPGDLLNNTYRIECLLGRGGTSHVYKARSEISGNLVALKVLKQELAANEDFTVLMAREENIREIRHAAVVRYSENHRTPDGHIYLLMDYVEGPGLDKRLKQGPMAAEDLLVICRRVAEGLQAAHARNIVHRDLSPDNIILRGGDPAEAVIIDFGIAKDTNPGAQTIVGNEFAGKYSYAAPEQMSGNTDARSDIYSLGALLLANFRGAAPKLGANPMEVVENKQKHLDTDGLPEPLKTLIERMCAPDPNDRFQTAAEVLAFLDTPDGGSLSDVLDAPAEDATIIVPQTSKPAPPPAPASKPSPAGASGGKGGRGGLWAGLAVLLLIGGGGAGAFFTGKLDSFLGPSYPVARPYSLIAEKPADGPLQIVGNVPSEAARNALLALSQDADLTLATGAIADTWGADVLDTVKPLEGLREWRLVISNNKARLTGTTDDTNVAEMLNEMFRNGLPGALEGKAEIRFELPMLPLAEVKAVMEAFADCGPLLRDGNGHYDGYAPNDPVLISGRVASTATRLELFDALRALAHERQVVLDVEVLNDSLCVVEQHLPKAPPGGAEVAFAVGGETVEPNPSGRFFVGENPVIDVVLPDDVTDGYLTVSILDVSGNVFHLLPNISRSDNAVASLRGGAAGEVPVRVAYSLEESASGGGIAFKVDDSTLGKSKVVVLHSSEPLFDGMRPTSESAVGFAEALQASYEADSSSIRSLDSRILVTAKP
- a CDS encoding OmpA family protein — translated: MVRLNGIFASVLGAGLVFAPLAQAQSSGGELSVEEITEAFKKQKTRGLVIVPSSASAAEDPAAETATVAAAAEAYNPVDRQTQINVQISFDFDSAALRADQAPKLANMCASMKALDGTVFQIIGHTDSSGSAAYNERLSLLRAQEVRRHLISSCGVAEDMLKAIGMGETAPFNENNTRADENRRVEFQALG
- a CDS encoding M15 family metallopeptidase encodes the protein MRVLPAVIIAIGLVLAPAVWFGLSWLLSEEDFQGAGGVDSTARIEIEMLRQQVEDLQARMSDLQNEIASLPAGGAGDGSPFTDDAAGEAAIWNQTGGADLDYAQVVLIADRLNVNRGLRVTGGRYLTEKLGRPREDLNDTCQPMTNPELKEKLVTEQVGPIRVSMLRPAIESLKVVFENIRQADPDLYARINTAGALCVRRIRGTSNSLSTHSYGLAVDLNIDGKLDNFTDGKTQLGLTIMADFFYDQGWVWGAGFRREDSMHFEISRRQLDAWLAEGQL
- a CDS encoding caspase family protein, with amino-acid sequence MSFLFKSLIFTACLLLAAGAQAASDRIALVIGVAEYQHLPPLENTRNDAVAMADTLEGIGFDVSLALDPGTSEMVQLLDDFAFRSEVADLALVYFAGHGIEVQGENFLIPADARVASNRDVQRQSLSLKQLLGAVDRARKMRIVILDSCRDNPLGDSIALDEQSSTETAETTETTRGGGGMAPADPDRGTLVAFAAKDGQVALDGSGSNSPYATALMEKMVQPGLEISLMFRQVRDRVLENTANLQEPHTYGSLTGVPFYLAGPGADDAPVTVADASEAWAALKPDQEEQLLALAELGDTRSMLGLAYIRLNPNEGRFDPKAAVDFLQRAAEAGSPEAQFELAKLFERGTGVEADPAKALELYQAAAAQDFADAINDLGFLHYQGGLGLPANPKKALSFFERAADLRHPQAQFNFAALIDDGLIPSKGPEDSAHYLYAALRSGSSDVLNLLSERPNMFTPQTRRALQQKLQDNNFYAGAIDGDFGPGTQRGIRQAYGLEG
- a CDS encoding response regulator, which produces MSLKDSLRVMVVDDMSTSRGIITQSLDEIGIKNYMVENAGQSAYQKLTQTPVHLVLSDYNMPGMDGLGLLQAVRGHQVTQRVGFILVTGKPTPEMIQVGKKLGLNNIVRKPFTVATMKQAIEQVVGRL
- a CDS encoding CheR family methyltransferase, with the protein product MSAEGTITPAAESFSLTDQEFEAIAKFAHKHFGLALAASKKPLVSSRLARKLRQRNFTSFKDYLACLDGPDAEQERSGLLSLLTTNVTHFFREPHHFETLRHDVLPPLIEQARRGGRVRLWSAGCSNGQEPYSIAMTVLDLCPDAAKLDFKILGTDIDPVVVRHAQAAKYPEDELAQIDAKYSKLVPKRDPDGRLPDSLRKLITFGVLNLIEPFPFRGKFDAIFCRNVAIYFDNPTQQKVWSAFQNALNPGGTLFIGHSERMSGPAAQHLKTAGITTYVNSPAGRTS
- a CDS encoding chemotaxis protein CheW; this translates as MQAEVKQTDQEVKHAEHSEFVSFTVAGQAFCLKITQIREIRRWSPVTILPHAPADVLGVMNLRGAVIPIYDLSARFGLQQTEASERNVVIVVSVHGKPVGLLAESVSEIISINPDDIQDTPPVDSRNTMEYIQGIISHDDTMVRIINLDAVISAPEQVMP
- a CDS encoding chemotaxis protein CheA; this encodes MSGSIQDTFFEECEELLEATDEGLTAIEGGDHDPEVVNAIFRAVHSIKGGAGAFGLDDLVAFAHRFETVFDEVRAGRMELDEKLIQLLLRSSDHLSALVEAARDGGEIDEAHHDTLLAALDEYIPEEEEDLTFEPMGLGAPAPVEDLGAGPSAPAEPQEETYRIRFQPLKEMYGTGNEPFFLFQALRDMGELTVKLDENELPGFDAMDMAESYLAWDLTLVTKESRSIVEAVFEFVEGLCELSIDGDGDAEAEANALAALDAMFSAPPADDAAPAGEPSPDPDTGSAAVPFEPPAPAPISEAKPAAAENKASAPKAESGKQEQRGGPKPTLRVELERVDRLINAVGELIINHSMLAQQIANLNVSDTRDVETELEGFKNLARDIQEGVMAIRAQPVKPLFQRMARIVREASAATGKTCKLVNEGENTEVDKTVIERLSDPLTHILRNAVDHGVEKPEDREAAGKPKTGEIRLSASHRSGSVCIEIKDDGAGVNRPRVKQIAIEKGLIPENAELTDSEIDNLLFMPGFSTAKEVSNLSGRGVGMDVVKNAVTGLGGRINISSTPGKGSTFTIILPLTLAVMDGMVVSVADQTMVVPITSIVETMRGSDDMINSLGADGTLLSIRGNFVPICDVAGGLGLYRESDQQAGVYLLVETETGQRCALAVDDIHDQRQVVIKSLDGVCGEIPGVAAATILGDGKIAMILDPESIIAASPTAAAFDTERRMSNAS